A single region of the Latilactobacillus curvatus JCM 1096 = DSM 20019 genome encodes:
- a CDS encoding NAD kinase, with protein MKVTVFSNDGSSSVQVANRLTQKLINTGFVIDDQTPDVVISVGGDGTLLSAFHRYAHDLAHIRFIGVHTGHLGFYTDWRDFEVDDLVVALQEDLGQSISYPLLEVKIEYADTHEISRSLALNEVTLRRYAATLRTDVYIKENFFESFRGDGLCISTPTGSTAYSKSIGGAVLHPRLDAMQMTEIASINNRVYRTLSAPIVLPSDEWLLLKPSKTSDYVVTIDQFTFKDRPIASMQFKIAKERIQFARYRHTHFWNRVEDAFIGSKHEI; from the coding sequence TTGAAAGTAACGGTATTTAGCAATGACGGTAGTTCTTCCGTTCAAGTTGCCAATCGCTTAACGCAAAAATTGATCAATACGGGGTTTGTCATTGATGATCAAACGCCCGATGTGGTCATTTCAGTTGGTGGAGATGGGACGCTTTTATCTGCCTTTCATCGGTACGCCCACGATTTAGCGCACATCCGGTTTATTGGCGTGCACACGGGACATTTAGGGTTTTACACTGACTGGCGCGATTTTGAAGTCGATGATCTAGTCGTCGCCTTGCAAGAAGATCTCGGGCAGAGTATTAGCTATCCGTTATTAGAAGTTAAAATCGAATATGCGGATACGCACGAAATCAGTCGCAGTTTGGCGCTCAATGAAGTGACGTTACGTCGGTATGCAGCGACTTTGCGGACGGACGTTTACATTAAAGAGAATTTTTTTGAAAGTTTTAGGGGCGATGGGCTCTGTATTTCCACACCAACTGGGTCGACAGCTTATAGTAAGTCGATTGGTGGCGCGGTTTTACATCCACGCTTAGACGCGATGCAGATGACCGAAATTGCGTCGATTAATAATCGCGTATATCGAACACTATCGGCACCAATCGTGTTACCATCGGATGAATGGTTGCTCCTGAAGCCTTCTAAGACAAGTGATTACGTTGTGACAATTGATCAATTCACATTTAAGGATCGACCAATTGCCTCGATGCAATTTAAAATTGCAAAGGAAAGAATACAGTTTGCACGTTATCGACACACCCATTTCTGGAACCGTGTCGAAGATGCATTTATTGGGTCAAAACATGAAATTTGA
- a CDS encoding CYTH domain-containing protein produces MSQTIEREFKTMLTAAQFSQLKADYPFAAPFVQTNYYFELPNQGLAKRHWGLRIRLFDTYAEQTLKVPTVENAHSLIEITDRLTLEQATHLIEHQTVLSSGQIAVYFAAQAVIIKELFIWGQATTHRQTASLVAGLLTLDVTQYPDETQDYEVEIEVTNVQEGATWFKSFVTRYQLSEQIPPNKIMRALIHQA; encoded by the coding sequence ATGTCACAAACGATTGAACGCGAATTTAAGACGATGCTAACGGCGGCGCAATTTTCGCAACTAAAAGCGGACTATCCATTTGCAGCGCCGTTTGTGCAAACTAATTATTACTTCGAACTGCCTAACCAGGGATTGGCTAAACGTCACTGGGGGTTGCGTATTCGACTCTTTGACACCTATGCCGAACAGACGCTAAAGGTGCCAACCGTAGAAAATGCTCATAGTCTGATTGAAATCACTGATCGCCTAACACTTGAGCAGGCTACTCACTTAATTGAGCACCAAACCGTATTATCGTCTGGTCAGATCGCTGTCTATTTTGCAGCACAAGCCGTGATTATCAAAGAATTGTTCATCTGGGGACAGGCAACAACGCACCGCCAGACCGCGTCTTTAGTTGCTGGCCTGTTAACGCTTGATGTTACCCAATACCCTGACGAAACCCAGGATTATGAAGTCGAAATTGAAGTCACCAACGTCCAAGAAGGGGCAACTTGGTTTAAATCATTTGTCACCCGCTATCAATTAAGTGAACAAATACCACCCAATAAAATTATGCGCGCCCTTATCCATCAAGCTTAA
- a CDS encoding DsbA family protein produces MFLFINPIGQLCLRSEEALLKIIGETDANIHFKFIPVLNLKNVEHYMQFQQQNSHDLNLRNHVFSTIYEAVLAYKAATFQGGKKSQSFLMQLQQAFREPDMELNNELVLTIAKRVGLDTEMLLEDWHSPLTKQAFDSDQQLSCEMNIQMTPSAVVFNYSKGESESGLLIENCDSYELLKQACCAETTPEQTFQALQKQKSTLSRVALHVIS; encoded by the coding sequence GTGTTTTTATTTATCAACCCAATCGGGCAACTTTGTTTACGTTCCGAAGAGGCACTTTTAAAGATTATCGGCGAAACCGATGCAAATATTCATTTTAAGTTTATTCCAGTCTTAAACTTAAAAAACGTCGAGCATTACATGCAGTTTCAGCAACAAAATAGTCATGATTTAAACTTACGTAATCACGTTTTCAGCACCATTTATGAAGCAGTACTCGCTTATAAGGCAGCAACGTTCCAGGGGGGCAAGAAGAGCCAATCATTTTTAATGCAACTGCAACAAGCATTCCGTGAACCAGATATGGAACTTAACAACGAATTAGTCCTTACAATTGCTAAACGCGTAGGACTTGATACCGAAATGTTACTTGAAGATTGGCACAGTCCACTTACTAAACAGGCATTTGATTCAGATCAACAATTATCTTGTGAGATGAACATTCAGATGACCCCTTCAGCAGTAGTCTTCAACTATTCAAAAGGTGAAAGCGAATCAGGCTTATTGATTGAAAATTGCGATTCCTATGAACTCTTGAAACAAGCCTGTTGTGCTGAAACAACACCTGAACAGACTTTCCAAGCACTTCAAAAACAAAAAAGCACCCTCTCACGGGTTGCTTTGCATGTTATTTCTTAA
- a CDS encoding GTP pyrophosphokinase → MVENWKKFLMPYEQAVSELKIKLRGMRKQYQQNNEHAPIEFVTGRVKPIDSIKEKMQRRYITEDLLEQDMQDIAGLRIMCQFVEDIHEIVGLLHQRTDMKIVEERDYVSNVKPSGYRSYHIVIEYPVQLISGEKLILAEIQIRTMSMNFWATIEHSLNYKYQGEFPETLKARLKRAAEASFMLDKEMSEIREEIQEAQQLFSYGKWQNALEKATENDSEGETPD, encoded by the coding sequence ATGGTCGAAAATTGGAAGAAGTTTTTAATGCCTTATGAACAGGCCGTTAGCGAATTAAAAATTAAATTACGTGGGATGCGCAAGCAATACCAACAAAATAATGAACATGCACCCATCGAATTTGTAACTGGGCGCGTTAAACCAATCGATAGTATCAAAGAAAAGATGCAACGCCGCTACATTACAGAAGATTTACTCGAACAAGATATGCAAGATATCGCTGGTTTGCGGATTATGTGTCAGTTTGTGGAAGATATCCATGAAATTGTGGGCCTTTTGCACCAACGGACTGATATGAAAATTGTTGAAGAACGGGATTACGTTTCAAATGTTAAACCAAGTGGTTACCGGTCATATCATATTGTAATTGAATATCCAGTCCAACTAATCAGTGGTGAAAAATTGATTTTGGCCGAGATTCAGATTCGAACAATGTCGATGAACTTTTGGGCAACCATTGAACATTCATTAAATTATAAATATCAAGGGGAATTTCCTGAAACGCTGAAGGCGCGGCTTAAAAGAGCGGCCGAAGCATCCTTTATGTTAGATAAAGAAATGTCTGAAATTCGTGAAGAAATTCAAGAAGCACAACAACTCTTCTCATATGGAAAATGGCAAAACGCACTTGAAAAGGCAACTGAAAATGATTCTGAAGGAGAGACGCCAGATTGA
- a CDS encoding RluA family pseudouridine synthase, which yields MKFEWQYQDAEGCVLRNFLRRHKLSRSQLTKIKFAGGTILVNGQEAHTNAQLVQNDVVTVYLAPEVAVEHVIPVKGDLKVVFEDDHFLVVDKPAFVASLPAPNHPHNTMANFVKQYLIDQNAESQAVHVVTRLDRDTSGLMMFTKHGFAHSLLDKQLQSKELQKTYVAIASGDMRLDYPQHAWIDRPIKRSDDFYMRRVVGVGGKRSLTEYWQEAHGTDATLVKLKLLTGRTHQIRVHFASLGHPLIGDNLYGVADDLLPRQALHCRELTFYHPFEERYVTVQSELPADFQAVMDQRHLAFPAGELNKI from the coding sequence ATGAAATTTGAATGGCAATATCAAGATGCAGAAGGCTGTGTGTTGCGGAATTTTTTACGGCGGCATAAGCTTTCTCGCAGTCAGTTAACTAAAATTAAATTTGCAGGTGGCACAATCCTCGTCAACGGCCAGGAGGCACATACCAATGCCCAACTGGTTCAAAACGATGTGGTGACTGTTTACCTCGCACCGGAAGTGGCCGTCGAACACGTCATCCCAGTTAAAGGGGACTTGAAAGTGGTTTTTGAAGACGACCATTTTTTAGTGGTCGATAAACCGGCGTTTGTGGCGTCGTTACCGGCACCGAACCATCCGCACAACACAATGGCCAATTTCGTCAAACAATACTTGATTGACCAAAATGCTGAGAGCCAGGCAGTGCACGTAGTAACGCGCCTCGATCGCGATACAAGTGGTTTGATGATGTTCACCAAGCACGGCTTCGCGCATAGTTTGTTGGATAAGCAACTCCAATCTAAAGAATTGCAAAAAACATATGTTGCGATTGCCAGTGGTGATATGCGGTTAGATTATCCGCAACATGCGTGGATTGATCGGCCAATCAAACGGTCGGATGATTTTTACATGCGGCGGGTCGTTGGGGTTGGTGGCAAACGCTCATTAACGGAATATTGGCAAGAAGCCCATGGCACCGATGCCACGTTAGTTAAGTTGAAGTTACTAACAGGTCGGACACATCAGATTCGGGTTCATTTTGCATCACTGGGGCATCCCTTAATTGGTGATAATTTATACGGTGTGGCCGATGATTTATTACCGCGTCAAGCATTGCACTGTCGCGAGTTAACGTTCTATCATCCATTTGAAGAACGGTATGTCACGGTTCAAAGCGAACTACCAGCCGATTTTCAAGCAGTGATGGATCAACGTCATTTGGCTTTTCCTGCGGGCGAATTGAATAAAATTTGA